From Paenibacillus sp. V4I7, one genomic window encodes:
- a CDS encoding AraC family transcriptional regulator, with protein MVIEANANYGTYGFRFSGSPQLAMCSLFAVGHERVHSSSYFWDGLTRTDGPLLLFQYTVEGEGVLESEQQTEQIGSGRAFLVEIPGDHRYFYASDTEPWEFYFLLIRPDLILPNWMEAKKRIGSTPLLPFGSSPIRLLRDIFMEAKAGRISDPYLASSYVYQFISELCRYSSSNQRNRESWPEKIKLAVIYIENHYASMISLDMLAEDLHISKYHFLRTFAAVVGMTPNDYLNRIRTERAMELLRQTDDSIEQIAQQIGYSSGSYFIKVFRRLTKLTPGAFRSGHESLLYNRLFFN; from the coding sequence ATGGTAATCGAAGCTAATGCTAACTATGGCACCTATGGATTCCGTTTCTCGGGATCACCACAGTTAGCCATGTGCAGTCTCTTCGCGGTCGGCCATGAACGCGTTCATAGTTCTTCTTATTTTTGGGACGGTCTTACGAGGACGGACGGTCCCCTTCTCCTTTTCCAATATACGGTAGAGGGCGAAGGTGTACTCGAATCCGAACAACAAACAGAGCAAATAGGTTCCGGAAGAGCCTTTCTCGTTGAAATCCCTGGAGATCACCGGTATTTCTATGCATCCGATACTGAGCCATGGGAGTTCTATTTCTTATTGATAAGACCAGATCTTATCCTTCCTAATTGGATGGAGGCCAAAAAGAGAATCGGCAGCACACCGCTCCTGCCTTTTGGAAGTTCACCGATCCGACTTTTGCGCGACATCTTCATGGAGGCCAAAGCAGGTCGAATCTCTGATCCGTACTTGGCTTCATCTTATGTCTATCAGTTTATTTCAGAGCTTTGCCGGTATTCGTCTTCCAACCAGCGCAATCGGGAGAGCTGGCCGGAGAAAATCAAATTGGCCGTCATTTACATCGAAAATCATTACGCCAGTATGATCTCTCTAGATATGCTCGCAGAAGATCTGCACATATCGAAGTACCACTTCCTTCGTACATTTGCAGCTGTGGTCGGTATGACCCCTAACGATTATTTAAATCGCATCCGAACGGAACGAGCGATGGAACTTTTACGACAGACAGACGATAGCATCGAGCAAATCGCCCAGCAGATCGGGTATTCTAGCGGCAGTTATTTCATTAAAGTGTTCCGCCGATTAACGAAACTGACACCTGGAGCTTTTCGCTCAGGTCATGAAAGCTTGCTTTATAACCGTCTTTTCTTTAATTAA
- a CDS encoding glycoside hydrolase family 27 protein has protein sequence MTKEAFAVTPPMGWNSWDCYGAAVKEAEIRGNAEYMAEHLKSFGWEYIVVDIQWYEPGAVSSLYRPFVPLEMDEYSRLVPAVNRFPSAAGGMGFRPLSDYVHSLGLKFGIHIMRGIPRQAVHNNTPIKGSNATARDIAHTNSICPWNTDMYGVNTIKEGAQAYYDSLFELYAEWGVDFIKVDDIGASKLYDTHQPEIQLIRNAIDRCGRPMVLSLSPGPAPVEYADFFESQANMWRVTDDFWDLWPLLLDMFDRCDKWQGRPAPGNWPDCDMLPLGHIGIRSVDGGAADRWTRFTRDEQLTMMTLWSIFRSPLMFGGELRDNDEWTHSLLTNRDVLAMHRNSSKARQVSREQNKIVWTAEGDQGEHYVALFNTDETIVDISVSLSQLGLKGQVHGKELWTGKELGSIHDILSATVPPHGVILVRLEK, from the coding sequence ATGACGAAAGAAGCGTTTGCAGTCACGCCGCCGATGGGATGGAATAGTTGGGATTGCTATGGGGCTGCGGTTAAAGAGGCAGAGATTCGGGGGAATGCCGAATACATGGCCGAACATCTCAAGTCATTCGGTTGGGAATACATAGTTGTCGATATCCAATGGTACGAACCTGGTGCTGTCTCTTCGCTTTACCGTCCTTTTGTTCCACTAGAAATGGATGAATATTCACGGCTTGTTCCCGCAGTCAATCGTTTCCCTTCCGCTGCAGGCGGCATGGGATTTCGGCCGCTTTCCGATTATGTGCACAGTCTTGGTCTTAAGTTCGGAATCCACATCATGCGAGGTATTCCAAGGCAAGCTGTTCATAACAACACACCAATCAAAGGATCTAATGCCACTGCACGCGATATCGCTCATACGAACTCGATATGCCCTTGGAATACGGATATGTACGGTGTCAATACTATCAAAGAAGGTGCACAAGCGTATTACGATTCCCTTTTTGAGCTTTACGCAGAGTGGGGCGTCGATTTTATCAAGGTTGATGATATTGGCGCTTCCAAGCTTTATGATACCCACCAGCCGGAAATCCAACTAATCCGCAATGCAATCGACCGCTGTGGAAGACCTATGGTATTGAGCTTATCCCCAGGTCCAGCTCCTGTAGAGTATGCAGATTTCTTCGAATCTCAAGCAAACATGTGGCGGGTGACGGATGATTTCTGGGATTTATGGCCGCTTCTACTCGATATGTTTGACCGTTGTGATAAATGGCAAGGACGCCCAGCCCCAGGTAACTGGCCGGATTGCGACATGCTGCCTCTAGGCCATATAGGTATTCGTTCGGTCGATGGTGGTGCAGCTGACAGGTGGACCAGGTTCACTCGCGATGAGCAGTTAACGATGATGACGCTGTGGAGCATCTTCCGTTCGCCACTCATGTTTGGCGGTGAACTTCGAGATAACGATGAGTGGACACATTCACTCCTCACTAATCGCGATGTACTCGCCATGCATCGAAACAGTTCCAAAGCAAGACAAGTTTCCCGAGAGCAGAATAAGATTGTATGGACAGCGGAGGGAGACCAGGGGGAACACTATGTTGCCCTGTTCAATACGGATGAAACGATAGTCGACATTTCTGTTTCTCTGAGCCAACTCGGCCTCAAAGGGCAAGTCCACGGCAAAGAGTTATGGACAGGGAAAGAGCTAGGCTCAATTCATGACATCCTATCAGCCACTGTTCCACCTCATGGAGTCATTCTTGTACGGTTGGAGAAATAA
- a CDS encoding alpha-L-fucosidase — protein sequence MSIKKLNDAELASMLKSSIRLKSQDGIEAPGLNLSDEDMKWWRDAKLGFFCHWGLYSILGRGEWAMFNEKIPVEEYAKLADQFQPQKFNAEEWASLAQEAGMRYSVMVTRHHDGFALWDSPGSYGQFNSMNTAAKHDFVKEYTDAFRKAGLRTGLYYSPMDWRFPGYFKPKELAENAALMKRQTYEQIEELTTRYGTIDILWYDGGWLAHSGSDADAAWFWEPIQLNEMVRSNQPKCVINPRSGWIGNFQCDEGPHDINGDIVPIDWEKNFTIAYHWSYEPQERVLPIEKIIKIMIDCFVRGGNVLLNVAPNPDGEIPASQKERLKQIGAFMRKNGEAIYGTRPGPLQPVDHIYGMTSKGNNLYLHVQDMLAFDNLLLPALQQKIERCQLLDGSTVPFVQHEQGISIQVPKEKWEPIDTVIQLVIETSD from the coding sequence ATGTCCATAAAAAAATTGAATGATGCAGAGCTTGCATCCATGTTGAAAAGCAGTATTCGGCTTAAAAGCCAGGACGGTATTGAAGCGCCTGGGCTTAACCTGAGCGATGAAGATATGAAATGGTGGCGGGATGCGAAACTCGGTTTTTTCTGCCATTGGGGACTTTACTCCATACTTGGGCGTGGTGAATGGGCCATGTTCAACGAAAAAATTCCCGTAGAAGAATACGCGAAGCTGGCCGATCAGTTTCAACCGCAAAAATTTAATGCGGAAGAATGGGCGAGCCTGGCGCAAGAAGCAGGTATGCGATATTCGGTCATGGTAACACGCCATCATGACGGCTTTGCGCTATGGGACAGTCCGGGAAGCTACGGACAATTCAATAGCATGAATACCGCTGCAAAACACGACTTTGTAAAAGAATATACGGACGCCTTTCGTAAGGCCGGACTCCGTACCGGATTGTATTATTCGCCCATGGACTGGAGATTTCCGGGCTATTTCAAACCGAAGGAGCTGGCAGAAAATGCAGCCCTGATGAAAAGACAAACCTATGAGCAGATAGAAGAGCTTACCACGCGATACGGAACAATCGATATTCTCTGGTATGATGGAGGCTGGTTGGCACATTCCGGATCGGATGCAGATGCGGCATGGTTCTGGGAACCGATCCAATTAAATGAAATGGTAAGGAGCAATCAGCCGAAATGCGTTATTAATCCGCGGTCCGGCTGGATTGGCAATTTTCAATGCGACGAAGGCCCTCACGACATTAATGGAGACATCGTTCCAATCGATTGGGAAAAAAATTTCACAATCGCTTATCATTGGTCATATGAGCCTCAAGAACGGGTATTGCCGATCGAGAAAATCATAAAAATAATGATCGATTGTTTTGTCCGCGGCGGAAATGTGCTGCTCAATGTTGCCCCTAATCCGGATGGGGAAATACCTGCAAGCCAAAAAGAGCGATTAAAGCAAATCGGTGCGTTCATGCGGAAAAACGGCGAAGCGATTTATGGAACTCGGCCAGGACCACTTCAGCCTGTTGATCATATTTATGGCATGACCAGCAAGGGAAACAACCTTTATTTACATGTACAGGATATGCTTGCTTTTGATAACCTGTTATTACCGGCGCTTCAGCAAAAAATCGAGCGGTGCCAATTGCTTGACGGAAGCACGGTTCCTTTCGTACAGCATGAGCAAGGGATTTCAATTCAAGTACCTAAAGAAAAATGGGAACCGATTGACACCGTCATTCAATTGGTTATAGAGACATCAGACTGA
- a CDS encoding sensor histidine kinase — protein sequence MKTVNRMIYRFLYDISLRKKLLLSYLLLLLLPLTALTYYSYEKITRIIYDRTIFSAEQSFNQTHEYLSYKMYRVLKTSDQIAMDSTIKRIMGRNLSDYRIIDQIQDMYDLTRYADSYRDPEDILKVRFYVQNGTIYSQENVNMFSLEDARNTDWYQKLMTSSEKVVGFPSSYTNDSEKNTTDILSLGRKMISESNYKIILGVFRIDISKGMVDTILARANTVRDSYTYLSNQDGLLVASSNGMTAGERDYAVSAVPDSGKNGVSTVKLDTGTVYYLTRMIPGTDWQMITIIPESSIIREVGGLRTEIIMVLLVLSTVAYAFATYLSVSVTRRLSRLVLRMKQIQDGRLDPVNLRRGKDEVGELTENYNFMLKRITTLLEEQYTLGQELKSAELKALQSQINPHFLYNTLDLINWLSLKNRIAEVSSVTSALANFYKSSLNKGSDISTIENELRHISYYVQIQNFRFLNSIRLEVQVDECVLPYMIPKITLQPLVENAIIHGILEKPDKTGTIAIEGSLEHGYIVLVIRDNGLGMPSHRLEQIAMKHDGDKGSQYAIRNINERLRLLYGEAHRLSYESERGEGTCVTLKIPARKHNDAEAG from the coding sequence ATGAAAACCGTCAACCGTATGATCTACCGGTTCCTGTACGACATCTCGCTGCGGAAGAAGCTGCTGCTGTCCTATTTGCTTCTCCTGCTGCTGCCGCTTACCGCTCTTACTTACTACTCCTATGAAAAAATCACGAGGATCATCTACGATCGGACCATTTTTTCGGCTGAGCAAAGCTTCAACCAGACACATGAATACTTGTCCTACAAGATGTACCGTGTGCTCAAGACATCCGATCAAATAGCAATGGATTCCACCATCAAGCGTATTATGGGGCGAAATTTGTCCGATTACCGTATCATCGATCAGATTCAAGATATGTACGACCTTACTCGGTATGCCGACTCGTATCGCGATCCGGAGGATATTCTGAAAGTGCGGTTTTACGTACAGAACGGGACGATTTATTCGCAGGAGAATGTGAACATGTTCAGCCTCGAAGACGCCCGAAATACGGATTGGTATCAAAAGCTGATGACCAGCAGCGAGAAGGTAGTCGGCTTTCCGTCTTCCTATACCAACGATTCGGAAAAAAACACGACAGATATTTTATCACTTGGGCGCAAAATGATCAGTGAAAGCAATTACAAAATCATACTGGGCGTATTTCGAATCGATATAAGCAAGGGCATGGTCGACACCATACTGGCGAGGGCGAATACGGTTCGGGATAGCTATACCTATTTAAGCAACCAGGATGGCCTCCTGGTGGCGAGCTCGAATGGAATGACGGCGGGAGAACGCGATTATGCCGTATCTGCAGTGCCAGATAGCGGCAAAAACGGAGTTTCGACGGTCAAGCTTGATACCGGTACCGTTTATTATTTAACCCGAATGATTCCCGGTACGGATTGGCAGATGATTACGATCATCCCGGAAAGCTCCATCATCAGGGAAGTCGGAGGCCTTCGTACGGAGATCATCATGGTACTTCTCGTCCTGAGTACAGTCGCGTATGCATTTGCCACGTATTTATCCGTTTCGGTGACCCGGCGTCTATCCCGTCTGGTGCTGCGGATGAAACAAATACAGGACGGACGGTTGGATCCTGTTAACCTGAGACGGGGCAAGGATGAGGTCGGAGAGCTGACTGAGAACTATAACTTTATGCTAAAACGGATTACAACGCTGCTTGAAGAACAATACACGCTCGGACAGGAGCTCAAAAGCGCGGAACTGAAGGCCCTTCAATCGCAAATCAATCCTCATTTTTTATACAATACGTTGGACCTGATCAACTGGCTTAGCTTGAAAAATCGGATCGCGGAAGTGTCCTCCGTCACTTCCGCGCTGGCAAACTTCTACAAATCGAGTCTGAACAAAGGCAGCGATATTTCAACGATTGAGAACGAACTGAGGCATATCTCCTACTATGTGCAGATCCAGAACTTTCGATTCCTGAACAGCATCCGTCTTGAGGTTCAGGTAGACGAGTGTGTGCTACCTTACATGATTCCCAAAATTACGCTGCAACCGCTCGTGGAGAACGCGATTATACACGGTATTCTGGAAAAGCCGGATAAGACTGGGACGATTGCGATCGAAGGAAGTCTGGAGCACGGCTATATAGTCCTAGTCATTCGCGACAATGGACTTGGCATGCCGTCCCATCGGTTGGAACAAATCGCCATGAAACATGACGGGGACAAGGGCAGCCAGTACGCAATCCGCAACATCAATGAGAGACTTAGATTGCTATACGGGGAAGCGCATCGGCTGTCTTACGAGAGCGAGAGGGGCGAGGGAACTTGCGTTACCCTGAAAATACCCGCCCGCAAGCACAATGATGCCGAGGCAGGATGA
- a CDS encoding sugar ABC transporter permease, with the protein MKQTAAVKKNGFMKDLIKTRTMWFMLLPTLLHVIVFAYIPMVGVVMAFKQYRYTDGILGSPWVGLDNFKFLFLSGQAFLITKNTLIYNLLFLVVGTFMQITLAIFLSEIAGKYFKKVTQSLMFLPYFISWVIVGSIAYNLFTYEYGALNAMLGWFGMKPLDVYNNPSYWPFILVFFNAWKTVGYGMVIYLASIISIDGEINQAAEIDGANIFQRIRYVTLPSILPTIIILVLLAVGGIFRGDFGLFYQLIGDNGLLRDSTDIIDTFVFRSLTQTSEIGMAAAAGFYQSIMCFIMIIFMNDIVKRVEKDYALF; encoded by the coding sequence ATGAAACAAACCGCCGCTGTGAAAAAAAACGGGTTCATGAAAGATCTAATCAAAACGAGGACGATGTGGTTCATGCTACTTCCGACCTTACTGCACGTCATTGTCTTTGCCTATATTCCGATGGTCGGGGTCGTAATGGCGTTCAAGCAGTACCGGTACACCGACGGAATTCTAGGAAGTCCATGGGTCGGGCTCGACAATTTCAAGTTTCTGTTCTTGTCGGGACAAGCGTTCCTGATTACGAAGAACACGCTGATTTATAATTTGCTATTTCTGGTCGTCGGCACATTCATGCAAATTACGTTAGCCATCTTCCTTAGTGAAATTGCCGGCAAATATTTCAAGAAAGTAACGCAGTCGTTGATGTTTCTTCCATACTTTATTTCCTGGGTCATCGTCGGTTCCATTGCGTATAACCTGTTCACCTACGAATACGGCGCTCTCAATGCGATGCTCGGGTGGTTTGGGATGAAGCCTCTGGACGTCTACAATAATCCGTCGTACTGGCCGTTTATTCTCGTCTTCTTTAATGCTTGGAAAACGGTCGGTTACGGGATGGTCATTTATTTGGCCTCCATCATTTCAATCGACGGCGAAATCAATCAGGCGGCCGAAATCGACGGCGCCAACATCTTTCAGCGAATTCGTTACGTGACCCTGCCGAGTATTCTGCCTACGATCATCATTCTGGTTCTGCTGGCTGTGGGCGGCATATTTCGTGGAGATTTCGGATTGTTCTACCAGCTCATTGGCGATAACGGGCTGCTGCGCGATTCGACCGACATTATCGATACGTTCGTCTTCCGATCCCTGACGCAAACGTCCGAAATCGGAATGGCCGCAGCGGCAGGCTTCTACCAGTCGATCATGTGCTTCATCATGATCATCTTCATGAACGATATCGTCAAGCGGGTGGAGAAAGACTATGCGTTATTCTAA
- a CDS encoding glycosyl hydrolase 53 family protein, whose protein sequence is MFIKGADVSNLPFIEKHGGCFRDGGVPKDGLQLMKEYGINYIRLRIWNDPPNGYCGKAQTLAFAKRVKEASFKLLLDFHYSDVWADPDHQFKPAAWKELAFEELVDALYAYTLDIVASLHAQGTPPDMVQIGNEIAPGMLWDDGKVTGEFDTEEQWAKLAECVKAGVRGVRDGSKSDGCATTTMVHIDFGGNNTGCVNFYDNLLRHSVEFDLIGLSFYPWSHGTLDDLRLNMHDLAERYAKGIVVVEIAHPFTLENSDGVANMVKDVGQLHPGYQATPAEQHRYLTDLMSVVVDVPGGKGLGVFYWEPDWFSLRTFVRKPKGGNNWENQALFDFDGNALEGWKAFREFSRKGL, encoded by the coding sequence ATGTTTATTAAGGGCGCTGACGTTTCGAACTTGCCGTTTATCGAAAAGCACGGAGGCTGTTTCCGCGACGGAGGAGTGCCGAAGGACGGCCTGCAGCTGATGAAAGAGTACGGCATCAATTATATCCGTTTGCGGATTTGGAACGATCCGCCGAACGGGTATTGCGGCAAAGCACAGACGTTGGCGTTTGCCAAGCGGGTTAAGGAGGCTAGCTTCAAACTGCTGCTCGATTTCCATTATTCCGATGTTTGGGCCGACCCTGACCATCAGTTCAAGCCGGCGGCGTGGAAGGAGCTGGCGTTCGAGGAGCTAGTCGATGCGCTGTACGCGTACACGCTGGACATCGTCGCTTCGCTTCATGCGCAGGGGACGCCGCCTGACATGGTGCAGATCGGCAACGAGATTGCACCGGGCATGCTGTGGGATGACGGCAAAGTGACCGGTGAATTTGATACGGAGGAGCAGTGGGCTAAGCTAGCGGAATGTGTTAAGGCAGGCGTCCGCGGAGTCCGGGATGGATCAAAATCGGACGGTTGCGCCACGACGACGATGGTTCATATCGATTTCGGCGGCAACAATACGGGCTGCGTTAATTTTTACGACAATCTGCTTCGCCACAGCGTCGAGTTCGATCTGATTGGTCTTTCGTTCTATCCGTGGTCCCACGGGACGCTTGACGATTTGCGTTTGAATATGCACGATTTGGCAGAACGTTACGCTAAGGGCATTGTCGTTGTGGAAATTGCGCATCCGTTTACGCTGGAGAATAGCGACGGCGTAGCCAACATGGTGAAGGATGTCGGCCAGCTGCATCCCGGCTATCAAGCGACTCCTGCCGAGCAGCACCGTTATTTGACGGACTTGATGTCGGTCGTTGTGGATGTGCCGGGGGGCAAAGGGCTGGGCGTCTTTTACTGGGAACCGGACTGGTTCTCACTTCGGACTTTCGTGAGGAAGCCGAAAGGCGGAAACAATTGGGAGAATCAGGCACTGTTCGATTTTGACGGCAATGCACTGGAAGGTTGGAAGGCATTTAGGGAGTTTTCGCGTAAAGGGTTATGA
- a CDS encoding ABC transporter substrate-binding protein, with the protein MKKLLFSKVGRMMLASVFALSLLAGCSSDGGTKPVESPKASTDVKQEPAKLEPANLKMVLLGDKPKGTGLDTVLQELNKKIKTDLNATLTIEYLPWSDWTQKYSLLLSSGEPIDLMYTSLWAYYVQEATKGAFVEVTEDILKKYMPLTWATQDKVSFEQTKLNGKMYFVTKNTAAYTGEQAVVIRGDLREKHGIPPLQSIADLEKYFDAVVKNEKGIFPYAAATDNDGFRGLIQDQANKIIPATSAGDFSYTYTKTPKMEDMIYTWDSPAYVAFAKKMKDWANKGYWSRNALSNKTLPGTAFENGTSASHIHNIGTVNNSAAKVAKEHPEWKPEIYDLTPDSIKRLGLYTNDGMAVPASSKNKERAFMLLDKMKNDRSYFDLFQYGIQGKHWEPVGDKGWKSGPEGDQYIAGGAWGFGNKELKRTKEGAYPVEAEFEKKWNPVLVHPATETFVFDESNIKNEMAALTTVRTKYKAMLSLGMAEDVDKTISEFKDQAKKAGLDKIEAEFRKQMQAFLEKNNK; encoded by the coding sequence ATGAAGAAATTATTGTTTAGCAAGGTCGGCCGCATGATGCTGGCGTCGGTTTTTGCGCTGTCGCTTCTGGCGGGCTGCAGCAGCGACGGCGGGACGAAGCCGGTCGAATCGCCTAAGGCGTCTACGGATGTGAAGCAAGAACCGGCCAAACTGGAACCGGCGAATCTAAAGATGGTTCTGCTTGGCGACAAGCCGAAAGGAACCGGGCTCGATACCGTGCTTCAAGAGCTCAACAAGAAGATCAAGACGGACTTGAACGCGACATTAACGATCGAATATTTGCCTTGGAGCGATTGGACGCAAAAATATTCGCTTCTGCTCTCCTCCGGTGAACCGATCGATCTAATGTATACGTCACTATGGGCGTACTACGTGCAAGAGGCCACCAAGGGCGCTTTCGTTGAAGTAACAGAAGATATCCTCAAGAAATATATGCCGCTAACGTGGGCAACGCAGGATAAGGTTTCGTTCGAGCAGACGAAGCTGAACGGCAAAATGTATTTCGTGACGAAAAACACCGCTGCCTATACCGGAGAGCAGGCGGTTGTCATCCGTGGTGACCTGCGGGAGAAGCACGGCATTCCACCGCTTCAATCCATCGCAGACCTCGAGAAATATTTTGACGCTGTGGTCAAGAATGAGAAGGGCATTTTCCCTTATGCGGCTGCAACCGACAACGATGGATTTCGCGGTCTGATTCAGGATCAAGCGAATAAGATCATTCCGGCGACATCGGCCGGAGACTTCAGCTATACCTATACAAAGACGCCAAAAATGGAAGACATGATCTATACGTGGGATTCACCGGCTTATGTTGCTTTTGCAAAGAAGATGAAGGATTGGGCGAATAAAGGATACTGGTCGCGGAACGCGCTCTCCAATAAGACGCTGCCGGGCACCGCGTTCGAGAATGGTACCTCGGCTTCGCACATCCATAATATCGGAACGGTGAACAATTCCGCCGCCAAAGTGGCAAAGGAACATCCCGAATGGAAGCCTGAAATTTACGACCTGACACCGGACAGCATCAAACGTTTAGGCTTGTATACGAATGACGGCATGGCGGTTCCGGCATCGTCCAAGAACAAGGAGCGCGCGTTTATGCTGCTCGACAAGATGAAAAACGATAGATCTTACTTCGATCTTTTCCAGTACGGGATTCAAGGCAAGCACTGGGAGCCGGTTGGCGACAAAGGGTGGAAGAGCGGACCGGAAGGCGATCAATATATCGCTGGCGGCGCTTGGGGCTTCGGCAACAAAGAACTGAAAAGGACGAAAGAAGGGGCTTACCCGGTCGAAGCCGAGTTCGAGAAGAAATGGAACCCGGTATTGGTCCATCCGGCTACAGAAACGTTCGTGTTCGATGAGTCGAATATCAAGAACGAGATGGCCGCGCTGACGACCGTTCGTACGAAGTATAAGGCGATGCTCAGTCTCGGCATGGCGGAAGACGTTGACAAGACGATCTCCGAGTTCAAGGATCAAGCCAAGAAGGCGGGGTTAGACAAGATTGAGGCGGAATTCCGCAAACAAATGCAAGCGTTCCTGGAAAAGAACAACAAATAA
- a CDS encoding response regulator, translated as MNLLLVDDEWFTREGILDNLPWRQLGIERVVQADDGVHALEAAERLRPDILLTDVRMPRMNGTDLAYRIRELYPDCHIIFMSGYTDKEYFKAAIRVSASGYVEKPINIDELRSEVEKAALRCGKNRRQAIKVLPDDVNVQNRAVTDILAFIHDRYKDVELSLDQISRHMFLSPSHICVIFKEETGMTVGGYIVRYRIAKAMEMLKDSRMKIKDVALKSGYHDSNYFTKIFKKITGSTPQEFQEKIRG; from the coding sequence GTGAACTTGTTATTGGTCGACGATGAATGGTTTACGAGAGAAGGCATCCTGGATAATCTTCCTTGGCGGCAGCTTGGAATTGAGCGAGTTGTACAGGCGGATGATGGCGTACATGCGCTGGAGGCGGCAGAACGCCTTCGCCCGGACATTCTGCTCACAGATGTCCGTATGCCCCGCATGAACGGGACCGATTTGGCTTATCGGATCCGCGAGCTTTATCCGGATTGCCATATCATTTTTATGAGCGGGTATACGGATAAAGAATATTTCAAAGCAGCCATTCGTGTATCCGCCTCCGGGTATGTGGAGAAACCGATCAACATTGACGAATTGCGGTCGGAGGTCGAGAAAGCTGCGTTGAGGTGCGGCAAGAACAGACGTCAGGCGATTAAAGTACTTCCGGATGATGTGAATGTTCAGAACAGGGCCGTTACGGATATATTGGCGTTTATTCACGATCGCTACAAGGACGTCGAATTAAGTCTGGATCAAATATCGAGGCATATGTTTCTTTCGCCTTCGCATATTTGCGTCATTTTTAAAGAAGAAACGGGAATGACAGTGGGCGGTTACATTGTTCGTTACCGGATTGCGAAAGCGATGGAGATGTTGAAGGACAGCCGCATGAAGATCAAGGATGTGGCTCTAAAGTCAGGTTACCATGACAGTAATTACTTCACTAAAATTTTCAAAAAAATAACCGGTTCCACGCCGCAAGAATTTCAGGAGAAGATCAGGGGATGA
- a CDS encoding carbohydrate ABC transporter permease, with protein sequence MRKTWDKRIFDAIGYVSVTGFALVCLIPFLLVLGSSFTSEEYILRNGYTFFPVEFSWEGYALALKEPTAIINAYMVTIFVTVVGTVISVFLCAMTGYVIQRRDFRWRGGVSFFLFFTTLFSGGLVPWYILCVQYLGFKNSIMALIIPGLISVWHILIVKGFMAGIPYEITESAKIDGAGDFRIFVSCVLPVAKPVVATIGLFTALGYWNDWFTTMLFISNEKLFTLQYFLYRLLSSVQALRSVMEKSGIVIDTMPVESMKMALTVIVTGPIIFLYPFVQKYFVKGLTIGAVKG encoded by the coding sequence ATGAGAAAGACATGGGATAAAAGAATTTTCGATGCGATAGGATACGTTTCGGTTACCGGATTCGCCCTGGTTTGTCTGATTCCGTTTTTGCTAGTACTCGGTTCGTCATTTACGAGCGAGGAATACATTCTTCGGAACGGATATACGTTCTTTCCGGTTGAATTTTCGTGGGAGGGTTACGCGCTGGCGCTCAAAGAACCGACAGCGATTATTAACGCATACATGGTAACGATCTTCGTAACTGTCGTAGGTACGGTCATCTCCGTCTTTCTATGCGCCATGACGGGTTATGTTATTCAACGCAGAGATTTCCGTTGGCGGGGCGGCGTCTCATTCTTTCTGTTTTTCACGACGCTGTTCAGCGGCGGGCTTGTTCCTTGGTACATCCTTTGCGTACAGTATCTGGGGTTCAAAAACTCGATTATGGCGCTGATCATACCGGGATTGATTTCGGTTTGGCATATTTTGATAGTCAAAGGGTTTATGGCCGGAATTCCGTACGAAATAACGGAATCGGCGAAAATCGATGGGGCCGGCGATTTTCGCATCTTTGTCTCTTGCGTTCTACCCGTCGCGAAGCCGGTCGTCGCCACCATCGGGCTATTTACCGCGCTGGGCTATTGGAACGATTGGTTTACGACGATGCTGTTTATCAGTAACGAGAAATTGTTCACACTTCAATACTTCTTGTACCGTCTCTTATCCAGCGTGCAGGCGCTTCGCTCCGTGATGGAAAAATCCGGAATCGTCATCGATACGATGCCGGTCGAGTCGATGAAGATGGCGTTGACTGTCATCGTGACGGGACCGATCATCTTCCTGTATCCGTTCGTGCAGAAATACTTTGTCAAAGGGTTGACGATAGGAGCAGTCAAAGGGTAA